The following proteins come from a genomic window of Ilumatobacter coccineus YM16-304:
- a CDS encoding cytochrome c oxidase subunit 3, with protein sequence MSDVVKETVKDAIEIVKDHDKDVHEHDVHAGDHNGGHDGEHGAHHTSMGLSNTKLAMWLFLGSECLLFGGLISTYMLYRNRQGTGPGPDQLWDIPFTSASSFVLLMSSLTMVLAVSAANRKDDRNTKLWLTVTATLGGLFVAGQIYEFTTFYREGLGYTESLFGSSFYTLTGFHGVHVSIGIVMLLATMGMLATGKISGDKAETIEMVGLYWHFVDVVWIIIFTLVYLIPA encoded by the coding sequence ATGTCTGATGTCGTGAAAGAGACCGTCAAAGACGCCATCGAGATCGTCAAGGATCACGACAAGGACGTCCACGAGCACGACGTGCATGCCGGCGACCACAACGGTGGCCACGACGGCGAGCACGGAGCGCATCACACGTCGATGGGCCTGTCCAACACCAAGTTGGCGATGTGGCTGTTCCTCGGCTCCGAGTGTCTCCTGTTCGGTGGCCTCATCTCGACGTACATGCTGTATCGCAACCGTCAGGGCACCGGCCCCGGCCCCGATCAGCTCTGGGACATCCCCTTCACGTCGGCCTCGTCGTTCGTGCTGCTCATGTCGTCGCTCACGATGGTGCTGGCCGTGTCGGCCGCCAACCGCAAAGACGACCGCAACACCAAGCTGTGGCTCACGGTCACCGCGACCCTCGGCGGGCTCTTCGTCGCCGGTCAGATCTACGAGTTCACCACGTTCTACCGAGAGGGTCTCGGCTACACCGAGAGCCTGTTCGGTTCGAGCTTCTACACGCTCACCGGCTTCCACGGCGTGCACGTGTCGATCGGCATCGTGATGCTGCTCGCCACGATGGGCATGCTGGCGACGGGCAAGATCTCGGGCGACAAGGCCGAGACCATCGAGATGGTCGGTCTGTATTGGCACTTCGTCGACGTCGTGTGGATCATCATCTTCACGCTCGTCTACCTGATCCCGGCTTGA
- the serS gene encoding serine--tRNA ligase — protein MIDQRLLRTDLDGVRTALARRSSPKLIDDVEHAARLDERLLDIQRERDDIRARVNAVSKDVGMLRRDGKIDEAEALQAQSRELGASEKTLASEHDEVSAALDELLLGIPNLPHPDAPDGASDADNPVVIGPINLRDDYPAHQRVPHWETADALGILDNERATKISGAMFTMQRGAGATLARALCQYGLDLNADVHEEVRAPSLVSTATLTATGQLPKFADDAYAIERDDLWASPTAEAPLTSIYAHETLDDTELPIRLMAHSASYRREAGSAGRDTRGMLRSHEFDKVEMMAYATADQAPDLLDDMVARAERAMAELELPYRVIEICTGDMGQSHHRTYDVEVYAPGADAWLEVSSVSWLGDYQARRAGIRVKRHDADGKPIKGTEYAHTLNGSALAVPRVWAAIIENYRNDDGSVTVPEVLHPYMRNITLIS, from the coding sequence GTGATCGATCAACGCCTGCTTCGAACCGACCTCGATGGAGTGCGCACCGCGCTCGCGCGTCGCTCGTCGCCCAAGTTGATCGACGACGTCGAGCACGCCGCTCGCCTCGACGAGCGCCTCCTCGACATCCAACGCGAGCGTGACGACATCCGAGCCCGTGTGAACGCCGTGTCGAAAGACGTCGGCATGCTCCGACGTGACGGCAAGATCGACGAGGCCGAAGCACTCCAAGCGCAGAGCCGCGAGCTCGGCGCCTCCGAGAAGACGCTCGCCTCCGAGCACGACGAGGTGTCGGCCGCGCTCGACGAACTGCTGCTCGGCATCCCCAACCTGCCCCACCCCGACGCACCCGACGGTGCGAGCGACGCCGACAACCCGGTAGTCATCGGTCCGATCAACCTCCGCGACGACTACCCGGCGCACCAGCGCGTGCCGCACTGGGAGACCGCCGACGCGCTCGGCATCCTCGACAACGAGCGGGCCACCAAGATCTCCGGCGCCATGTTCACGATGCAGCGCGGTGCCGGAGCGACCCTCGCTCGGGCGCTGTGCCAATACGGACTCGACCTCAACGCCGACGTCCACGAAGAGGTGCGGGCACCATCGTTGGTGAGCACCGCGACTCTCACCGCCACCGGCCAGCTCCCCAAATTCGCCGACGACGCCTACGCGATCGAGCGCGACGACCTGTGGGCGAGCCCCACCGCCGAAGCTCCGCTCACCTCGATCTACGCCCACGAGACGCTCGACGACACCGAGCTTCCCATTCGACTCATGGCGCACAGCGCGTCGTACCGTCGCGAGGCGGGTTCGGCCGGACGCGACACCCGCGGCATGCTCCGCAGCCACGAGTTCGACAAGGTCGAGATGATGGCGTACGCCACCGCCGACCAGGCCCCCGACCTGCTCGACGACATGGTCGCCCGCGCCGAACGCGCCATGGCCGAACTCGAACTGCCCTACCGGGTGATCGAGATCTGCACCGGCGACATGGGCCAGAGCCATCACCGCACCTACGACGTCGAGGTCTACGCGCCGGGCGCCGACGCCTGGCTCGAGGTGTCGTCGGTCAGCTGGCTCGGCGACTACCAGGCTCGCCGCGCCGGCATCCGCGTGAAGCGCCACGATGCCGACGGCAAGCCGATCAAGGGCACCGAGTACGCGCACACCCTCAACGGGTCGGCCCTCGCCGTGCCGCGCGTGTGGGCCGCGATCATCGAGAACTACCGGAACGACGACGGCAGCGTCACCGTGCCCGAGGTGTTGCACCCCTACATGCGCAACATCACCCTCATCAGCTGA
- a CDS encoding response regulator transcription factor: protein MTGTKVLVVDDEPTVREVVVGYLRRDGHDVAEAADGHTALELLEAEPPDLVVLDMMLPGVNGLDILRRVRSTSDIPVIMLTARAEESDRVAGLELGADDYVVKPFSPRELAARVNGVLRRSSARDTNAPQSLEFDGLFVDPLSREVKLHGEIVDMTPKEFDVLAFLASSPRQVFSRAQLLEQVWQSSPEWQDPATVTVHVRRIRNKIEADPEKPRWITTVWGVGYRFEP, encoded by the coding sequence ATGACGGGAACAAAGGTCTTGGTCGTTGACGACGAACCCACGGTGCGCGAGGTCGTCGTCGGGTACCTGCGCCGCGACGGGCACGACGTCGCCGAGGCCGCCGACGGCCACACCGCCCTCGAACTGCTCGAGGCAGAACCCCCCGACCTCGTGGTGCTCGACATGATGCTTCCCGGAGTCAACGGACTCGACATCCTCCGCCGCGTCCGATCGACGAGCGACATCCCCGTCATCATGCTCACCGCTCGCGCCGAGGAGTCCGATCGAGTCGCCGGACTCGAACTGGGTGCCGACGACTACGTCGTCAAACCGTTCTCACCACGCGAACTCGCTGCTCGGGTCAACGGCGTGCTGCGTCGCTCCTCGGCGCGCGACACCAACGCACCACAGTCGTTGGAGTTCGACGGGCTGTTCGTCGATCCGCTCAGCCGGGAGGTCAAACTCCACGGCGAGATCGTCGACATGACCCCCAAGGAGTTCGACGTCCTCGCGTTCCTCGCCAGCTCGCCGCGGCAGGTCTTCTCGCGCGCCCAACTGCTCGAGCAGGTCTGGCAGTCATCGCCCGAGTGGCAGGACCCCGCCACCGTCACCGTGCACGTCCGGCGCATCCGCAACAAGATCGAAGCCGACCCCGAGAAGCCACGCTGGATCACCACGGTGTGGGGAGTCGGCTACCGGTTCGAACCGTGA
- a CDS encoding HAMP domain-containing sensor histidine kinase produces the protein MTGVDAHPVATPTLDLSDIRHKAHGMNRLGRRFLGATLAVLGVAIMMIAIAAQTMFINKHDLRLLMWVLIPAVMGAAVVAMLLARPVARDAKRICDAAMRVADGDLSARTGVQRNDELGEAAEMFDVMVDRLDSIEYERSLMLSSISHDLRTPLAALRAAVEAIRDGVAPDPDMYLSGMERQVRALTSLVDDLQLHSRLVSGTLDLDTTRLDLNELVDEAMETLRPLAVQRGVTLLLEAESRVMADADGSQFGRVIRNLLENAIRHAPDESTVVVQVTESAGHALMRVIDEGSGFPEAFRAHAFEPFARADEARDIRTGTAGLGLSIAKGIVTAHHGTISLGDGPGGIVEIRIPSRRTS, from the coding sequence GTGACCGGCGTCGACGCACATCCCGTCGCGACGCCCACCCTCGACCTCTCCGACATCCGGCACAAAGCCCACGGCATGAACCGTCTCGGTCGCCGGTTCCTCGGTGCGACCCTGGCCGTGCTCGGGGTGGCGATCATGATGATCGCCATCGCCGCGCAGACGATGTTCATCAACAAGCACGACCTGCGGCTGTTGATGTGGGTACTGATTCCCGCCGTGATGGGCGCCGCGGTGGTGGCGATGCTCCTCGCCCGACCCGTCGCCCGTGACGCCAAACGGATCTGCGACGCCGCCATGCGCGTCGCCGACGGCGACCTGTCGGCTCGGACCGGCGTACAGCGAAACGACGAACTCGGTGAAGCCGCCGAGATGTTCGACGTCATGGTCGATCGACTCGACTCGATCGAGTACGAGCGGTCGCTGATGCTCTCGTCGATCTCGCACGACCTTCGCACGCCCCTCGCGGCGTTGCGAGCAGCGGTCGAAGCGATTCGTGACGGGGTCGCACCCGACCCCGACATGTACCTGTCGGGGATGGAGCGTCAGGTGCGCGCGCTCACGTCGTTGGTCGACGACCTGCAACTCCACAGCCGCCTCGTCAGCGGCACGCTGGATCTCGACACGACGCGGCTCGACTTGAACGAACTCGTCGACGAAGCGATGGAGACGTTGCGCCCGCTGGCGGTGCAACGAGGCGTGACCCTGCTCCTCGAAGCGGAGTCACGAGTGATGGCCGACGCCGACGGATCCCAGTTCGGCCGCGTCATCCGCAACCTGCTCGAAAACGCCATCCGCCACGCTCCCGACGAATCGACCGTGGTCGTCCAGGTCACCGAATCGGCCGGCCACGCGCTGATGCGGGTGATCGACGAGGGCAGCGGCTTCCCCGAAGCGTTCCGAGCCCACGCCTTCGAGCCGTTCGCACGAGCCGACGAAGCCCGCGACATCCGCACCGGAACCGCCGGCCTCGGCCTGTCGATCGCCAAGGGCATCGTCACGGCGCACCACGGCACGATCTCGCTCGGCGACGGACCCGGCGGCATCGTCGAGATCCGCATCCCGAGCCGTCGCACCAGCTGA
- a CDS encoding poly-gamma-glutamate hydrolase family protein, with protein MSEFAEILAAPGVREVCELRGSIGFMAYHGGNLEWLTDVIAERAAERSDASLYAVVQPDGMRQHLASTRVRPAESPALATFLDHVDIVITIHGFGRRGLFSSLLLGGQNRPFAEHVGDRLRSHLPSYDVRTDLDSIPKKLRGLHDANPVNLPTQQGVQIELPPRVRGSSPMWWDWESPDLTPHTEWLINALAEAATTWRP; from the coding sequence ATGTCGGAGTTCGCCGAGATCCTCGCCGCCCCCGGGGTGCGCGAGGTCTGCGAGCTGCGCGGGTCGATCGGCTTCATGGCGTACCACGGGGGCAACCTCGAGTGGCTGACCGACGTGATCGCCGAGCGAGCAGCCGAGCGTTCCGACGCGTCGTTGTATGCCGTCGTGCAACCGGACGGGATGCGCCAGCACCTCGCCTCCACCCGAGTTCGTCCCGCCGAATCCCCCGCGCTCGCCACGTTTCTCGACCACGTCGACATCGTCATCACGATCCACGGGTTCGGTCGGCGGGGCCTGTTCAGCTCGTTGCTGCTCGGCGGACAGAACCGCCCGTTCGCCGAACACGTCGGTGATCGGCTTCGATCGCACCTGCCGAGTTACGACGTTCGCACCGACCTCGACTCGATCCCGAAGAAGCTGCGGGGGCTCCACGACGCCAACCCTGTCAACCTGCCGACGCAGCAGGGTGTGCAGATCGAGCTGCCGCCTCGCGTGCGTGGGTCGAGCCCGATGTGGTGGGACTGGGAGAGCCCCGATCTCACACCGCACACCGAGTGGCTCATCAACGCGCTCGCCGAGGCGGCGACCACCTGGCGCCCCTGA
- the ctaD gene encoding cytochrome c oxidase subunit I, translated as MAIIERPVGDALAFQDAPVTATSSYGYFRRPVETTGWRSWAFTVDHKKIGIMYGAVAMVFFIVGGIEASLIRLQLAQPDGTILSADKYNQMFTMHATTMVFLFVMPMAAAFANYFIPLQIGARDVAFPRLNALSLWLFVAGGLFLNTSWILGGGADGGWFMYAPNSDVPFSPSNGVDFWALGLQITGIASLVGAINLITTVLNMRAPGMSLMRMPVFTWMAMVTQFLLLFAMPVITVALFLLMFQRSYDATFFSVAEGADPLLWQHLFWIFGHPEVYIIVLPAFGIVSEVLPVFSKKPLFGYPFVVFSGAAIGFVGWGVWAHHMFASGLGPVSVAVFSVATMAIAVPTGVKIVNWTLTMWGGKLRFTTAMLFAMGLIVEFTIGGLSGVTHAVAPSDTQQTDTYYIVAHFHYVIFGGGVLGLFAGFYYWWPKIFGRALNENWGKWNFWMMIVGMNLAFGPMHIIGLQGQPRRMYVWTENRAGEGFFNLGFWNLVSTIGTFILAVGVLLFLINVWVSRKNPPAPLDPWDARTLEWLTASPPKDHNFDRIPTVHSIDEVFHRKYEDVGENGEHDYVQRATLEDLLAEEERLGEKHIHLPAPSYWPLVLAFALPIMAYGVIYTTWLILAGAAIAVAAMFGWALEPADAEPSDFDPPVDGDETSKELANV; from the coding sequence ATGGCAATCATCGAACGACCCGTGGGCGACGCACTCGCCTTCCAAGACGCGCCGGTCACGGCGACGTCTTCCTACGGTTACTTCCGCCGCCCGGTCGAGACGACCGGTTGGCGCTCGTGGGCCTTCACGGTCGACCACAAGAAGATCGGCATCATGTACGGCGCGGTCGCCATGGTGTTCTTCATCGTGGGTGGCATCGAGGCGAGCCTGATCCGTCTGCAGTTGGCGCAGCCCGACGGCACGATCCTCTCGGCCGACAAGTACAACCAGATGTTCACGATGCACGCCACCACCATGGTGTTCTTGTTCGTGATGCCGATGGCGGCAGCGTTCGCCAACTACTTCATTCCGCTGCAGATCGGCGCCCGTGACGTCGCCTTCCCCCGTCTCAACGCACTCAGCCTCTGGCTGTTCGTCGCGGGTGGTCTGTTCCTGAACACCTCGTGGATCCTCGGCGGTGGCGCCGACGGTGGCTGGTTCATGTACGCCCCGAACTCCGACGTGCCGTTCTCGCCGAGCAACGGCGTCGACTTCTGGGCACTGGGTCTGCAGATCACGGGTATCGCCTCGCTCGTCGGTGCGATCAACCTGATCACGACGGTGCTCAACATGCGGGCCCCGGGCATGTCGCTCATGCGCATGCCGGTCTTCACCTGGATGGCGATGGTCACGCAGTTCCTCCTGCTCTTCGCCATGCCGGTCATCACCGTCGCACTGTTCCTGCTGATGTTCCAGCGCAGCTACGACGCCACGTTCTTCTCGGTCGCCGAAGGCGCCGACCCGCTCCTGTGGCAGCACCTCTTCTGGATCTTCGGACACCCCGAGGTGTACATCATCGTGCTCCCGGCCTTCGGCATCGTGTCGGAAGTGCTCCCCGTGTTCTCGAAGAAGCCGCTCTTCGGCTACCCGTTCGTCGTCTTCTCGGGTGCCGCCATCGGCTTCGTCGGCTGGGGCGTGTGGGCTCACCACATGTTCGCCTCCGGCCTCGGCCCCGTGTCGGTCGCCGTCTTCTCGGTGGCCACGATGGCCATCGCGGTGCCCACCGGCGTCAAGATCGTCAACTGGACGCTCACGATGTGGGGCGGCAAGCTCCGCTTCACCACGGCGATGCTCTTCGCCATGGGCCTCATCGTCGAGTTCACCATCGGCGGTCTCTCGGGCGTCACCCACGCCGTCGCACCGTCCGACACGCAGCAGACCGACACCTACTACATCGTTGCTCACTTCCACTACGTGATCTTCGGTGGCGGTGTGCTCGGCCTCTTCGCCGGCTTCTACTACTGGTGGCCGAAGATCTTCGGTCGTGCCCTCAACGAGAACTGGGGCAAGTGGAACTTCTGGATGATGATCGTCGGCATGAACCTGGCGTTCGGACCGATGCACATCATCGGCCTCCAGGGCCAGCCGCGTCGTATGTACGTCTGGACCGAGAACCGTGCCGGTGAAGGCTTCTTCAACCTGGGCTTCTGGAACCTGGTCTCCACGATCGGTACCTTCATCCTCGCCGTCGGCGTGCTGCTGTTCCTGATCAACGTCTGGGTGAGCCGCAAGAACCCGCCCGCTCCGCTCGACCCGTGGGATGCGCGCACGCTCGAATGGCTCACGGCCAGCCCGCCGAAGGATCACAACTTCGACCGCATCCCGACCGTGCACTCGATCGACGAGGTCTTCCACCGCAAGTACGAAGACGTCGGCGAGAACGGCGAACACGACTACGTCCAGCGGGCCACCCTCGAGGACCTCCTCGCCGAAGAAGAACGTCTCGGCGAGAAGCACATCCACCTGCCCGCTCCGTCGTACTGGCCGCTCGTGCTCGCGTTCGCGCTGCCGATCATGGCCTACGGCGTCATCTACACCACCTGGCTGATCCTTGCCGGCGCGGCCATCGCCGTCGCTGCGATGTTCGGTTGGGCGCTCGAGCCGGCCGACGCCGAGCCCAGCGACTTCGATCCGCCCGTCGACGGTGACGAAACGAGTAAGGAACTGGCCAATGTCTGA
- a CDS encoding cytochrome C oxidase subunit IV family protein yields the protein MTTVEATDDHVAHDDEHAHDHPTDARYAIIALILAAITALEVAASYIDLGPIFLPALLGMMAVKFLIVVRMFMHLKFDNRVFSWMFYAGLLLALFVYLAALMTFRFFES from the coding sequence ATGACCACTGTTGAAGCAACCGACGACCACGTCGCCCACGACGACGAGCACGCGCACGATCATCCGACCGACGCGCGCTACGCCATCATCGCCCTCATTCTCGCTGCCATCACGGCGCTGGAAGTGGCCGCGAGCTACATCGACCTCGGGCCGATCTTCCTGCCGGCGCTGCTCGGCATGATGGCGGTCAAGTTCCTGATCGTCGTGCGGATGTTCATGCACCTGAAGTTCGACAACCGTGTCTTCAGCTGGATGTTCTACGCCGGCCTGTTGCTGGCGCTGTTCGTCTACCTGGCGGCGCTCATGACCTTCCGCTTCTTCGAGAGCTGA
- the pdxH gene encoding pyridoxamine 5'-phosphate oxidase, which yields MSDSIRDRRVQYEAEGLDVTDVGGDPMQQWIRWHAEAFDAGVAEPNAMTLGTLGLDGVPDGRIVLVRGADERGFAFYTNYESAKSRQLDAHPSASAVFGWLDLHRQVRVRGTVERVGEHESDEYFASRPRGSQLGAWASPQSEVIANRSALEERVIVADERWADLDVERPPFWGGWRLVPTEFEFWQGQPSRLHDRIRYRRHDGHWTIERLAP from the coding sequence GTGAGTGACTCGATCCGCGACCGCAGAGTGCAGTACGAAGCCGAGGGGCTCGACGTCACCGACGTCGGCGGCGACCCGATGCAGCAGTGGATCCGTTGGCACGCCGAGGCGTTCGACGCCGGTGTGGCCGAACCCAACGCGATGACGCTCGGGACCCTCGGCCTCGACGGTGTTCCCGACGGCCGAATCGTCCTGGTTCGAGGTGCCGACGAGCGGGGCTTCGCGTTCTACACCAACTACGAGAGCGCCAAGAGCCGGCAACTCGACGCACACCCGTCGGCGTCAGCCGTGTTCGGCTGGCTCGATCTGCATCGTCAGGTACGGGTGCGCGGCACCGTCGAGCGAGTCGGCGAGCACGAGAGCGACGAGTACTTCGCGTCGAGGCCGAGAGGCAGCCAACTCGGCGCCTGGGCATCGCCTCAGAGCGAGGTCATCGCCAACCGTTCGGCACTCGAAGAACGGGTGATCGTCGCCGACGAACGGTGGGCCGACCTCGACGTCGAACGTCCGCCGTTCTGGGGAGGATGGCGACTCGTCCCGACGGAGTTCGAGTTCTGGCAAGGGCAACCCAGCCGACTCCACGACCGGATCCGGTACCGACGCCACGACGGCCACTGGACCATCGAACGACTCGCACCCTGA
- a CDS encoding cytochrome c oxidase assembly protein translates to MLAQEIVNSAPWRYQFHLEVWVLVAFLTGAYIYMVKVIGPKAVAAGQPAVTKKNKMAFGGAMFMLWIASDWPMHDISEEYLYSAHMLQHMILSYFMPPLVLLATPTWLARVLIGDGRLYRAVRFLAMPVIAGVLFNLIVMVTHIPGMVTASVESGPLHYSLHFAVVMLSLLMWAPVCGPLPELRIGPLGKCIYLFLQSVVPTVPAAWLTFAEGAVYKSYDIPIRVFGWSVEIDQQLAGAIMKTAGGVFLWTIVIYIFFKRFAAGYAGEHNYRRGTGAIPDDEIVTTGIDDEPLTTADVEQAFAGSRPPAEH, encoded by the coding sequence GTGCTCGCTCAAGAGATCGTGAACTCGGCCCCGTGGAGGTACCAGTTCCACCTCGAGGTCTGGGTGCTCGTGGCGTTTCTCACGGGCGCATACATCTACATGGTCAAGGTCATCGGCCCGAAGGCGGTCGCCGCCGGCCAGCCCGCCGTCACCAAGAAGAACAAGATGGCGTTCGGTGGCGCCATGTTCATGCTCTGGATCGCCTCCGACTGGCCGATGCACGACATCTCGGAGGAGTACCTCTACTCCGCCCACATGTTGCAGCACATGATCCTGAGCTACTTCATGCCGCCGCTCGTGCTGTTGGCCACACCCACGTGGCTGGCCCGCGTGCTCATCGGTGACGGCAGGCTCTACCGCGCCGTCCGATTCCTCGCGATGCCCGTCATCGCCGGTGTGCTGTTCAACCTGATCGTCATGGTCACGCACATCCCGGGCATGGTCACGGCCTCGGTCGAGTCGGGCCCGCTGCACTACTCGCTCCACTTCGCCGTCGTGATGCTGTCGCTGCTGATGTGGGCGCCGGTGTGCGGCCCGCTGCCCGAACTGCGCATCGGCCCACTCGGCAAGTGCATCTACCTCTTCCTCCAGTCGGTCGTGCCCACCGTGCCCGCAGCGTGGCTCACCTTCGCCGAAGGCGCCGTGTACAAGAGCTACGACATCCCGATCCGCGTGTTCGGCTGGAGCGTCGAGATCGACCAGCAACTCGCCGGCGCCATCATGAAGACCGCCGGTGGCGTGTTCCTCTGGACCATCGTCATCTACATCTTCTTCAAGCGGTTCGCCGCCGGATACGCCGGCGAGCACAACTACCGCCGCGGCACCGGCGCGATTCCCGACGACGAGATCGTCACGACCGGCATCGACGACGAGCCGCTCACCACGGCCGACGTCGAGCAGGCATTCGCCGGCAGTCGCCCGCCCGCCGAGCACTGA